The following are from one region of the Cloacibacterium sp. TD35 genome:
- a CDS encoding UpxY family transcription antiterminator → MNWYALYTKPRNEKKVEEQLHKMGLEVFCPKVSVVKQWSDRKKKVSQPLIPSYVFIKIKEQERDLVFSVPGVVRYLFFLGKPTIIKENEINAMKETLNHDFKEVQVSDLEKGQKFTIEEGTFKGQEAIFIEQKGSKIILRLESLGIKLILEK, encoded by the coding sequence GTGAATTGGTATGCATTATACACAAAGCCACGAAATGAAAAAAAAGTGGAAGAGCAGCTCCATAAAATGGGGTTAGAGGTTTTCTGTCCCAAAGTATCTGTAGTTAAACAGTGGAGTGATCGGAAAAAAAAGGTGAGTCAACCACTGATTCCTTCTTATGTTTTTATCAAGATAAAAGAACAAGAAAGAGATTTAGTATTTAGTGTTCCTGGTGTTGTTCGGTATCTTTTTTTTCTAGGAAAGCCCACTATAATAAAGGAAAATGAAATCAATGCTATGAAAGAAACCTTAAACCATGACTTTAAAGAGGTTCAGGTTTCGGATTTAGAAAAAGGGCAAAAGTTTACCATAGAAGAAGGAACTTTTAAAGGTCAAGAAGCTATTTTTATAGAGCAAAAAGGCAGCAAAATAATTTTGCGTTTAGAGAGTTTAGGAATCAAGTTGATTTTAGAAAAATAA
- a CDS encoding SDR family oxidoreductase, with amino-acid sequence MLFVNYNFEKIKNKNILVTGGAGFIGSNLCEELLALGAVVTCLDNFSTGRKENLEKCLQNSHFTLIEGDIRDLETCKKACENQDFVLHEAALGSVPRSINDPITSNEVNVGGFLNMLVAARDAGVKRFIYAASSSTYGDSEALPKIEERIGKPLSPYAITKYVNELYADVFKKTYDFDTIGLRYFNVFGRKQNSNGAYAAVIPKFVMQFMNHESPVINGGGEYSRDFTYIDNVILMNLLALTVENENALNQVYNTAFGERTTLNDLVKYLKEYLAEFDKDIAKVEVIYGDYRKGDVPHSLASIEKAKTLLNYNPEFSMKEGLREAVKWYWENLK; translated from the coding sequence ATGCTGTTCGTAAATTATAACTTTGAGAAAATAAAAAACAAGAACATTTTAGTAACTGGGGGAGCTGGTTTTATAGGCTCTAATCTTTGTGAAGAATTACTAGCTTTAGGCGCAGTAGTAACTTGTTTAGATAATTTTTCTACAGGAAGAAAAGAAAATTTAGAAAAATGCCTTCAAAATTCTCATTTTACTCTAATAGAAGGTGATATAAGAGATTTAGAAACCTGTAAAAAGGCATGTGAAAACCAAGATTTCGTTCTGCATGAAGCCGCATTAGGCTCTGTTCCTCGCTCCATCAATGACCCTATTACAAGTAATGAAGTTAATGTAGGAGGGTTTCTTAATATGCTAGTAGCAGCAAGAGATGCTGGAGTGAAAAGATTTATCTATGCAGCAAGCTCTTCTACCTATGGAGATTCTGAAGCTTTACCGAAAATAGAAGAAAGAATTGGTAAACCACTTTCACCCTATGCTATTACCAAATATGTAAATGAACTCTATGCAGATGTGTTCAAGAAAACGTATGACTTTGATACCATCGGCTTAAGATATTTTAATGTTTTTGGAAGAAAACAAAATTCAAACGGAGCTTATGCAGCCGTAATTCCTAAGTTTGTGATGCAATTTATGAATCATGAATCTCCAGTAATTAATGGCGGAGGAGAATATTCTAGAGACTTTACATACATAGATAATGTAATTTTAATGAACCTCTTAGCATTGACGGTAGAAAACGAAAATGCTTTGAATCAAGTATACAATACCGCTTTTGGTGAGAGAACCACCTTGAATGACTTAGTTAAATATTTGAAAGAATACCTAGCAGAATTTGATAAAGATATTGCAAAGGTAGAAGTAATATATGGAGACTATAGAAAAGGTGATGTTCCACATTCTTTAGCAAGCATAGAAAAGGCTAAAACACTTTTAAATTATAATCCAGAATTTTCCATGAAAGAGGGGCTTAGAGAAGCTGTGAAATGGTATTGGGAAAATTTAAAATAA
- a CDS encoding polysaccharide biosynthesis protein — MLTSNHSQVKNDNRLSLSSLRYLPRWMIFLIDIFILFISLYFAFHTLEKLTSLPNYLPIEWKYVIIIGINIFYMYILKTFAGIIRHSNFVDLQKIIGSSLLTFGTLLLVKYIVFWVYKFTIFFTPLLIFYFIISSATLLVFRIVVKQSFNFIKQINVTTNKKRILILGISDESVAVAGSILENSNLPYELVGFLTKRNDSKYAKILGLKILTQDKFLNKTKEELGLEGVLLLKDRLTKEELDEWVNILLAKDLEIFQSPAVQEFNKNNEIKIRNLQIEDLLDREPICIQNEGVKESHFGKTILVTGGAGSIGSEIVRQVAQFKPSLIVVLDQAETPLHEIQLEMEEKFPEINFRFILGDISNKHRMEPVFQKHNFSIVYHAAAYKHVPLIENNPHEAILVNVLGTKNLATLSCKYNIERFVMISTDKAVNPTNVMGASKRAAELLVQALQDVTEHATKFITTRFGNVLGSNGSVIPHFKKQIEKGGPVTITHPEIVRYFMTIPEACELVLQAGTMGKGGEIFVFDMGEPVKIRDLAIKMIKLSGYEPDIDIKLKYTGLRPGEKLYEELLSDDTKNLPTPHEKIMVSMDPHMKFEEIEELANKITKAALRRDQLDVVKLLKKIVPEFISNNSLFEKLDK, encoded by the coding sequence ATGTTAACCAGCAATCATTCACAAGTAAAAAATGATAACCGATTAAGTCTTTCAAGTCTAAGATATCTTCCTCGATGGATGATTTTCTTGATAGATATTTTTATTTTATTCATATCACTATACTTTGCTTTTCATACATTAGAAAAATTAACGAGCCTTCCTAATTACTTACCAATAGAATGGAAGTATGTAATTATTATTGGGATTAACATATTTTATATGTATATCCTCAAAACCTTTGCCGGGATTATTAGGCATTCTAATTTTGTTGACTTGCAAAAAATTATAGGATCTTCTTTATTAACCTTCGGCACTTTATTATTAGTAAAATATATCGTATTTTGGGTTTATAAGTTCACTATATTTTTTACACCACTACTCATTTTTTATTTCATTATTTCTTCTGCCACTCTACTTGTATTTAGAATTGTGGTGAAACAATCTTTTAATTTTATAAAGCAGATTAATGTAACCACTAATAAAAAGAGAATTTTAATTTTAGGAATTTCAGATGAATCAGTCGCAGTAGCAGGGTCTATTCTAGAAAACTCTAACCTTCCTTATGAATTAGTTGGGTTTCTTACCAAAAGAAATGACTCTAAATATGCTAAAATTTTAGGACTTAAAATATTAACTCAAGATAAATTTCTTAATAAAACTAAAGAAGAATTAGGTTTAGAAGGAGTATTGCTATTGAAAGATAGGCTTACAAAAGAAGAATTAGACGAATGGGTAAACATACTCTTAGCAAAAGACCTTGAGATTTTTCAATCCCCTGCAGTTCAAGAATTTAATAAAAATAATGAGATAAAAATTAGAAATCTTCAGATTGAAGATTTATTAGACAGAGAGCCTATTTGTATTCAAAATGAGGGAGTTAAGGAAAGCCATTTTGGTAAAACAATACTAGTGACAGGAGGAGCTGGTTCTATCGGAAGCGAAATTGTAAGACAAGTTGCTCAGTTTAAACCATCACTTATTGTTGTTTTAGATCAAGCCGAAACCCCACTTCATGAGATTCAACTAGAAATGGAAGAAAAATTTCCAGAGATTAACTTTAGATTCATACTAGGAGATATTTCTAACAAACATAGAATGGAGCCTGTTTTCCAAAAGCATAATTTCTCGATTGTCTACCACGCAGCAGCATATAAACATGTACCCCTCATAGAAAATAATCCTCATGAAGCCATCTTAGTCAATGTACTAGGGACTAAAAACCTTGCAACACTTTCATGTAAATACAATATCGAAAGATTTGTAATGATTTCTACTGATAAAGCCGTAAATCCTACCAATGTGATGGGAGCTTCTAAGAGAGCTGCAGAATTATTAGTACAAGCGCTTCAAGATGTAACAGAGCATGCAACTAAATTCATTACTACAAGATTTGGTAATGTATTGGGAAGTAATGGTTCTGTTATTCCGCACTTTAAAAAACAGATTGAAAAAGGAGGTCCAGTAACGATAACTCATCCAGAAATTGTAAGGTATTTTATGACCATTCCCGAAGCTTGTGAATTAGTCTTACAAGCAGGGACTATGGGCAAAGGTGGGGAAATTTTTGTTTTCGATATGGGAGAACCTGTAAAGATTAGAGACTTGGCAATCAAAATGATTAAACTTTCTGGCTACGAACCTGATATAGATATCAAATTAAAATATACAGGACTGAGACCAGGTGAAAAATTATATGAGGAACTCCTAAGTGATGATACAAAAAATCTTCCTACACCACATGAAAAAATTATGGTTTCTATGGATCCTCATATGAAATTTGAAGAAATTGAAGAGTTAGCAAATAAAATTACCAAAGCTGCACTAAGAAGAGATCAATTAGATGTTGTAAAACTTCTCAAAAAAATTGTACCCGAATTTATCAGCAATAATTCACTTTTTGAAAAACTAGATAAATAA
- a CDS encoding phosphomannose isomerase type II C-terminal cupin domain, whose protein sequence is MEHDIRPWGEYWVLEDANTHKVKRIQVNPGGRLSLQYHHHRAEVWTIVSGIGTITINETIKDYREGEVAIIPQGAHHRIENKTQEPVVFIEVQHGSYFGEDDIVRIEDDYNRK, encoded by the coding sequence ATGGAGCACGATATCAGACCCTGGGGAGAATATTGGGTTTTAGAGGATGCCAATACTCACAAAGTGAAAAGAATACAAGTAAATCCTGGAGGAAGACTTTCTTTACAGTACCATCACCATAGAGCAGAAGTATGGACTATTGTTTCTGGTATAGGAACAATTACAATTAATGAAACAATTAAAGACTACAGAGAAGGAGAAGTAGCAATAATTCCTCAAGGAGCACATCATAGAATTGAAAATAAAACTCAAGAACCAGTTGTATTTATTGAGGTTCAGCATGGATCTTATTTTGGCGAAGATGATATAGTAAGAATTGAAGACGATTATAATCGAAAATAA
- a CDS encoding GumC family protein: MNNNNFQEEEIHINELIRPYLKRWKWFVLGGIFALFIAYLFLKTQNPVYEVVSTVLIKDSKKSIGGQDFEMLRDLSGLGKMSSDGVDNEIEVFKSKKLMTTVIKDLGLETDIYVPGFFKDTEVYGKTSPIIVKIISEKETLKPVKPVHLTINGDKLILNSEDIGSINSSFNKLISLKNANIIILKNKKYVADAKKIVNELILDISSLESKTNNYQEKLTAALANKDVTVIKLSMNYPNVDKAKDIINKLVEVYNADAVNDKNAESRKTAEFIEERIANVGRDLGNVELQKEQFKKANQITDLAVEGEIGLKTSAEARAKQLEVASQLELTNSLISFVSRQGNYQIIPNNIGLNNPGAVTNITSYNQLILERNRLLENATPQNPLVIEVTNQINNLRPTILQNLQKSRDGLQLAVSSYEQEQNLVSGKIAKIPTQEKMFRSIEREQQIKEALYLLLLQKREETQISLAVTAPKARIVDKAFKNKQVAPKSAIILLTGLMIGLLLPFALVYLLELFDNKIKSKHDIEKLSNGKPIIGEIPQLEKGADELIKVNDLSPMAEAFRILITNMNFMLPKKKGKVVFVTSTVKGEGKTFISVNLALTLASPSKKTIIIGSDIRNPQLQRYNTARKGLIGLTEYLNDENVKLEEIVHPSSFNKNLDVIYSGSIPPNPTDLLSNGKYETLVETLKEKYDYIILDTAPLMLVTDSFLISEVADITLYVTRSKYTEKTLIEFASKNIDAGKINNVAFVLNDVDKDYFGYGNKYGYGYSAKEKTFLEKLRDKF, encoded by the coding sequence ATGAACAATAATAATTTTCAAGAAGAAGAAATCCACATTAATGAATTAATCAGACCTTATCTAAAACGTTGGAAATGGTTTGTATTAGGTGGAATATTTGCATTATTTATCGCTTATCTTTTTCTAAAAACACAAAATCCAGTATATGAAGTAGTTTCTACAGTGCTCATCAAAGATTCTAAAAAATCCATAGGAGGCCAAGATTTTGAAATGCTAAGAGACTTATCAGGTCTTGGCAAAATGAGTTCTGATGGAGTAGACAATGAAATTGAAGTATTTAAGTCTAAAAAACTAATGACCACTGTTATTAAAGACTTAGGACTAGAAACGGATATCTATGTGCCTGGTTTTTTTAAAGATACTGAAGTGTATGGAAAGACCTCTCCAATTATTGTCAAAATTATAAGTGAAAAAGAAACACTTAAACCTGTTAAACCTGTACATTTAACAATCAATGGAGATAAACTAATATTAAATTCTGAAGACATAGGTAGTATCAATTCTAGTTTTAATAAATTAATTTCATTGAAAAATGCCAACATCATTATTCTAAAAAATAAAAAATATGTTGCAGATGCTAAAAAAATAGTCAATGAATTGATTTTAGATATTTCTTCTTTAGAATCTAAAACCAATAACTATCAAGAAAAATTAACAGCTGCTTTAGCTAATAAAGATGTTACAGTTATTAAATTATCTATGAATTATCCTAATGTGGATAAAGCAAAAGATATTATTAATAAATTAGTGGAGGTATACAATGCAGATGCGGTAAATGATAAAAATGCAGAATCTAGAAAAACTGCAGAATTTATTGAAGAAAGAATTGCCAATGTAGGGAGAGACTTAGGAAATGTAGAACTCCAAAAAGAGCAATTCAAAAAAGCAAATCAGATAACAGATTTAGCTGTAGAAGGTGAAATAGGGCTTAAAACTTCGGCGGAAGCCAGAGCGAAACAATTGGAGGTAGCTTCTCAGCTAGAATTAACCAATAGTTTAATTTCTTTTGTGTCAAGACAAGGAAATTATCAAATCATTCCCAATAATATAGGACTAAATAATCCAGGTGCTGTTACGAACATTACTTCCTATAATCAACTGATATTAGAAAGAAACCGTCTTTTAGAAAATGCAACCCCTCAAAACCCATTGGTTATAGAAGTTACCAATCAGATTAATAACTTGAGGCCCACTATTTTACAAAATCTTCAGAAAAGTAGAGATGGTTTACAATTGGCTGTTAGTAGTTACGAACAAGAACAAAATCTTGTATCAGGAAAAATAGCAAAAATTCCTACCCAAGAGAAGATGTTTAGAAGTATAGAGCGTGAACAGCAAATTAAAGAAGCTTTATATTTATTATTACTTCAAAAAAGAGAAGAGACTCAAATTTCCTTAGCCGTTACAGCCCCAAAAGCGAGAATTGTAGACAAAGCTTTTAAGAACAAACAAGTTGCACCTAAATCTGCAATAATCCTTTTAACAGGATTAATGATAGGTTTATTATTACCGTTTGCGCTAGTATATTTATTGGAATTGTTTGATAATAAAATAAAATCAAAACATGACATTGAAAAACTATCAAATGGTAAACCTATAATTGGAGAAATTCCTCAGTTAGAAAAAGGAGCAGATGAACTAATTAAAGTGAATGACTTGTCACCTATGGCAGAAGCATTTAGAATATTGATCACGAATATGAATTTTATGCTTCCTAAGAAAAAAGGTAAAGTGGTTTTTGTTACCTCTACAGTAAAAGGAGAGGGAAAAACGTTTATATCGGTAAATTTAGCCTTAACTTTAGCTTCTCCGTCTAAAAAAACCATTATTATTGGTTCTGATATTAGAAATCCTCAGTTACAGAGATATAACACTGCTAGAAAAGGACTTATAGGACTTACAGAATACTTAAATGATGAAAATGTAAAACTTGAAGAGATAGTCCATCCTAGCTCATTCAACAAAAATTTAGATGTGATTTATTCAGGAAGTATTCCACCAAATCCAACAGATTTACTCTCTAATGGCAAATATGAAACGCTTGTAGAAACGCTTAAAGAAAAATATGATTATATCATTCTAGATACTGCACCATTAATGTTGGTGACTGATTCCTTCTTAATTTCAGAAGTAGCAGATATTACCCTCTATGTGACCAGGTCTAAATACACAGAAAAAACTTTAATAGAATTTGCAAGTAAAAATATAGATGCAGGAAAAATTAATAATGTAGCTTTTGTATTGAATGATGTAGACAAAGATTATTTTGGGTACGGAAATAAATATGGATATGGATATAGCGCTAAGGAAAAGACTTTCTTGGAAAAGCTTAGGGATAAATTTTAA
- the gmd gene encoding GDP-mannose 4,6-dehydratase, producing the protein MKKTALITGITGQDGSYLAELLLEKGYMVHGIKRRASSFNTQRIDHLYIDQHEKHVNFKLHYGDLTDSTNIIRIIQEVQPDEIYNLGAMSHVKVSFDSPEYVANVDGIGTLRILEAVRILGLENKTRIYQASTSELYGGLSENKNEKGFYDENSPFYPRSPYGAAKIYGFWITKNYREAYGMFACNGILFNHESPRRGETFVTRKITMATAAIALGKQDCLYLGNLNAQRDWGHAKDYVEAMWRILQQETPEDYVIATGVTTYIRDFVRMSFAEVGIELEFEGEQENEIAKVKACNNPEYQLEIDKVVVRVDPRYYRPTEVDLLIGDPTKSKTKLGWKPKYNLEALVKDMITSDLLLAKKQFS; encoded by the coding sequence ATGAAAAAAACAGCACTTATCACAGGGATAACAGGTCAAGACGGCTCTTATTTAGCAGAGCTTTTGCTAGAAAAAGGATATATGGTTCATGGAATTAAAAGAAGAGCTTCTTCTTTTAATACCCAGAGAATTGATCATTTATATATTGACCAACATGAAAAACATGTGAACTTTAAACTCCATTATGGGGATCTTACAGATTCTACCAATATCATTAGAATTATACAAGAAGTTCAGCCAGACGAAATATATAATTTAGGTGCAATGTCTCATGTTAAAGTTTCTTTTGACTCACCAGAGTATGTAGCAAATGTTGATGGAATAGGAACATTGAGGATTTTAGAAGCGGTTAGAATTCTAGGTTTAGAAAATAAAACCAGAATTTATCAAGCATCTACTTCAGAATTATATGGAGGATTATCGGAAAACAAAAACGAAAAGGGGTTTTATGATGAAAACTCCCCATTTTATCCTAGATCGCCATACGGTGCGGCTAAAATTTACGGGTTTTGGATTACTAAAAATTATCGTGAAGCTTATGGCATGTTTGCTTGTAATGGCATTTTGTTTAATCATGAATCTCCTAGAAGGGGTGAAACTTTTGTAACCCGTAAAATTACAATGGCTACCGCTGCTATTGCTTTAGGAAAACAAGACTGTTTATATTTAGGAAACCTAAATGCACAAAGAGATTGGGGGCATGCTAAAGATTATGTAGAGGCCATGTGGAGAATTCTTCAGCAAGAAACCCCAGAGGATTATGTAATTGCTACAGGGGTTACTACGTATATTCGTGATTTTGTAAGAATGTCTTTTGCAGAAGTAGGAATAGAGTTAGAATTTGAAGGAGAGCAAGAAAATGAAATTGCAAAAGTAAAAGCTTGTAATAATCCAGAATATCAATTAGAAATTGATAAAGTCGTGGTAAGAGTAGACCCTAGATATTATCGCCCTACAGAAGTTGATCTTTTGATTGGTGATCCTACAAAATCTAAAACTAAATTAGGATGGAAACCGAAATATAATCTCGAAGCGTTGGTAAAGGATATGATCACTTCTGATCTTCTATTGGCTAAAAAACAATTTTCGTAA
- a CDS encoding GDP-L-fucose synthase family protein, with protein sequence MNLESKIYIAGHRGLVGSAIWKQLEIKGYKNLVGRTSSELNLMDAVATQKFFEEEQPEYVFLAAAHVGGIMANNIYRADFIYNNLQIQQNVIYNAYKFGVKKLLFLGSTCIFPKEARQPINEEELLTNVLEYTNEPYAIAKIAGIKLCESLNIQYGTNFISVMPTNLYGPNDNFDLEKSHVLPAMIRKIFLSKCLMENNIDLLKKDFNKRPVEGINGEHSLEEIKAILSKYGVFENRVELWGTGKPMREFLWSEDMADACIYVMQNVDFKDLIKDKKEIRNTHINIGTGSDITIKDLSILISKTIGYQGAISFDSSKPDGTMKKLTDPSKLNGLGWKHQVGIEEGIESIYEWYVAN encoded by the coding sequence ATGAATTTAGAAAGTAAAATATATATTGCAGGTCATAGAGGTTTAGTTGGTTCTGCCATTTGGAAGCAATTAGAAATTAAAGGGTATAAAAATCTTGTGGGGAGGACTTCGTCTGAGCTCAATTTAATGGATGCAGTGGCTACTCAAAAATTTTTTGAAGAAGAACAGCCAGAATATGTTTTTCTAGCTGCAGCACATGTGGGAGGAATTATGGCTAATAACATTTATAGAGCAGATTTTATTTACAATAATCTTCAGATACAGCAAAATGTAATATATAATGCTTATAAATTTGGAGTGAAGAAATTATTATTTCTAGGCAGTACTTGTATTTTTCCTAAAGAAGCCAGGCAGCCAATAAATGAAGAAGAGTTATTGACTAATGTGTTAGAGTACACCAATGAACCTTATGCTATTGCTAAGATAGCAGGAATTAAATTGTGTGAAAGCTTGAATATACAGTATGGCACCAATTTTATTTCGGTAATGCCTACTAATCTTTATGGGCCTAATGATAATTTTGATTTAGAAAAAAGTCATGTTTTACCTGCCATGATAAGAAAAATTTTTTTATCAAAGTGTTTAATGGAAAATAATATAGACTTACTGAAAAAAGATTTTAATAAAAGACCGGTAGAAGGAATAAATGGAGAACATTCATTAGAAGAAATAAAAGCTATTTTATCAAAATATGGGGTATTTGAGAATAGAGTAGAGCTCTGGGGTACAGGTAAACCTATGAGAGAATTTCTTTGGAGCGAAGATATGGCAGATGCTTGTATTTATGTAATGCAGAATGTTGACTTTAAAGATTTGATAAAAGATAAAAAAGAGATAAGAAACACGCACATCAATATTGGTACTGGTTCTGATATAACCATTAAAGATTTGTCTATTCTTATTTCTAAAACAATAGGCTATCAAGGAGCTATTTCTTTCGACTCTTCAAAGCCAGATGGTACCATGAAAAAATTGACTGACCCTTCTAAATTGAATGGATTAGGATGGAAACATCAGGTGGGAATTGAAGAAGGGATAGAAAGTATTTATGAATGGTATGTTGCTAATTAA
- a CDS encoding polysaccharide biosynthesis/export family protein — protein MKKNVFIAICSIVFIFLNSCTSKKKLDYLQNIESVALEASVKNAKSTIQPNDQLVIMVTAKDMDVVKPFNQNFSSGQILQYSLPSNNSPAQSQTSTSGPTYIVDSQGDIEFPVIGKINTENKSTEELRDILKKEISKYVVNPQVSVKNTNYKITVLGEVNKPGTYNIPEAQTTVLEVLGLAGDLTIYGNREDVLVLRNIDGTMSKERINLTQADFINSPYFYLKQNDVIIVSPNETKQKTSRLDPNAGIYISVASIVVTILALIFKN, from the coding sequence ATGAAGAAAAATGTTTTTATAGCAATATGCAGTATTGTATTTATTTTCTTGAACTCATGTACGAGTAAAAAGAAACTAGATTACTTACAAAATATTGAAAGTGTGGCACTAGAAGCTTCTGTGAAGAATGCAAAATCTACTATACAACCAAATGATCAATTGGTAATTATGGTAACAGCTAAAGACATGGATGTAGTGAAGCCTTTCAACCAAAATTTTTCTTCTGGTCAAATTTTACAGTATTCTTTGCCTAGCAATAACTCACCAGCTCAAAGCCAAACCTCTACTTCTGGGCCTACGTACATCGTAGATTCTCAGGGGGATATAGAATTTCCAGTCATTGGAAAAATTAACACAGAGAATAAAAGCACAGAAGAATTAAGAGATATTCTAAAAAAAGAAATTTCAAAATATGTGGTAAATCCACAAGTTTCAGTGAAAAACACCAATTATAAAATCACTGTCTTAGGTGAAGTAAACAAACCAGGAACTTATAATATTCCAGAAGCACAGACAACAGTATTAGAAGTTTTAGGTTTGGCTGGAGACCTTACCATCTATGGAAACAGAGAAGATGTTTTGGTGCTGAGAAATATAGATGGAACGATGAGTAAAGAAAGAATAAACCTTACGCAGGCAGATTTTATTAATTCTCCATACTTTTATCTTAAACAAAATGATGTGATTATTGTATCACCTAATGAGACCAAACAAAAAACCTCTCGATTAGACCCAAATGCAGGAATTTATATATCTGTAGCCTCTATCGTTGTAACAATTTTAGCATTGATTTTTAAAAATTAA
- a CDS encoding nucleotide sugar dehydrogenase, with protein sequence MNHKNKIAVIGLGYVGLPLARLFATKYPVVGFDINAARIQELQSGKDSTLEVEDHLLQSVLLDKNPSDETIGLFCSDKIEDIADANIFIVTVPTPVDKNNRPVLTPLYKSSETVGKVLKKGNVVIYESTVYPGVTEEECVPVLEKVSGLKFNEDFFAGYSPERINPGDKEHTVEKILKVTSGSTPETGKIVNDLYKSVITAGTYLAPTIKVAEAAKVIENSQRDINIAFVNELAKIFNLMDIDTHEVLKAAGTKWNFLPFKPGLVGGHCIGVDPYYLAQKAQEFGYHPEIILAGRRLNDSMGKYVAEQVVKAMIKKDINVNGAEVLMLGITFKENCPDVRNTKIVDVINALEDFGVTVTTFDPWANPEEVYHEYQLNCQNSIPLKKYDAIVLGVAHKEFLEMDFSFLKKENTILYDVKGVLQNSNYKL encoded by the coding sequence ATGAATCATAAAAATAAAATAGCAGTAATTGGGTTAGGGTATGTAGGTTTACCCTTGGCAAGATTATTTGCTACAAAATATCCTGTAGTTGGATTTGATATTAATGCTGCAAGAATACAAGAGCTCCAATCAGGAAAAGATTCTACTTTAGAAGTAGAAGATCATCTATTGCAATCTGTTTTGTTAGATAAAAACCCATCGGATGAAACGATAGGATTATTTTGTTCAGACAAAATAGAAGATATTGCAGATGCCAATATTTTCATTGTAACTGTACCTACACCTGTAGATAAAAACAATAGACCAGTCTTAACTCCTTTATACAAATCTAGTGAGACTGTAGGAAAAGTCCTTAAAAAAGGAAATGTCGTGATTTATGAATCTACAGTATATCCTGGAGTAACCGAAGAAGAATGTGTTCCAGTATTAGAAAAAGTTTCTGGGCTTAAATTTAATGAAGATTTCTTTGCAGGATATTCTCCAGAAAGGATAAATCCTGGAGATAAAGAACATACAGTAGAAAAAATTCTAAAAGTAACCTCAGGTTCTACCCCAGAAACAGGGAAAATAGTAAATGATTTATACAAATCTGTCATTACAGCAGGAACCTATCTGGCCCCAACCATCAAAGTAGCCGAAGCTGCAAAAGTGATTGAAAATTCACAAAGAGATATCAATATCGCTTTTGTAAATGAGCTGGCTAAAATTTTTAATCTGATGGATATTGATACCCATGAAGTGCTGAAAGCTGCAGGAACCAAGTGGAACTTTTTGCCATTCAAGCCTGGTCTGGTGGGAGGGCATTGTATAGGAGTAGACCCATATTATTTGGCTCAGAAGGCACAAGAATTTGGTTACCATCCTGAGATTATTTTAGCAGGAAGAAGACTGAATGATTCTATGGGGAAATATGTAGCAGAACAAGTGGTAAAAGCGATGATTAAAAAAGACATCAATGTAAATGGTGCAGAAGTTTTAATGCTGGGGATTACATTTAAAGAAAATTGCCCAGATGTTAGAAATACCAAAATAGTAGATGTAATTAATGCATTAGAAGATTTTGGAGTGACGGTTACAACCTTCGACCCATGGGCAAATCCTGAAGAGGTATATCACGAATATCAATTAAATTGTCAAAACTCAATTCCTTTGAAAAAATATGATGCTATCGTTTTAGGAGTAGCACACAAGGAATTTTTAGAGATGGATTTTTCATTTCTTAAAAAAGAAAATACTATATTGTATGATGTAAAAGGAGTTTTGCAAAATAGTAATTATAAACTTTAA